The DNA sequence ATGGAACCGAAGACCAAGTTCTTGCAGGCAGCCTCTTTATCTATACACCACAGGAAGCGACTTACCTATTTAGTGGTTCCTATCCTGAATTTAACAAATTCTATGCCCCAGCACTTCTCCAAGAATACGTCATGAAAGAAGCTATCAAGCGAAATATCCCTTTTTACAATTTTCTTGGTATCACCGGAATTTTCGACGGTTCAGACGGCGTGCTCCGCTTTAAGCAAAATTTCAATGGCTACATCGTTCGTAAAATGGGCACCTTCCGCTATTATCCACAACCACTTAAGTTTAAACTTCTTCGTCTTCTTAAACAACTTTTAAGACGCTCTTAAAACTCTCAAAAAGTTGTTTGAGAGTTTTTTAATATAGTATTTTAGATAAGGATTATCAGATATGCTTAAACACTTTATCTCAAAAAAGCTATTAGTCATCTACTTTCTGTTTATCGTGCTGACATGGGTTGAGTCGGTCTTAAATCCTACCCTCGTTCGGATGATTATTGATAGTTTTCAAGCGAAAAATTTAATGATTCTCTGGCAGACCTTGCTACTAGGAATTTTGGGAAATATCCTGATTCTCTTAGGTTTAGCAGGAAAACGTTATTACTATGCTAAGGTCATTGCTGATTTTAATAAGAAGCTAAAAGGAAAGATGTTTGCGGCTTTTCTTTATGACAATCAACTGTCAGATAAAGACATTCTTTCCGATTTAGAAAATGATGTGAAACAGATAGAAGAAAATTATGTAGAATCCACTTTGATTATCATTGGTTCTCTTGGTTTCACCTGCGTCTCTATCGTTTATGCTTTATTGACAAACTTCTGGCTAGGAGCCATTTTCATCATTTTCTATGCCATTCCAGCTCTATGCAGTGGAATTGGCTCCAAAAAACTAGATCGGCTATCTGAGAAAAAATCAACAGTCAATCAAGATTACATCTCCCTGCTGTCTAGTTTTATAGCTGGTTCTAGAGTGATCAAAAACTATCATAGCCAGACTTTCTTTTACACGATTTTTCAAAAGAAATTATTTAAGAATATGGAGCAGAATGTTCAGTTTGAAAAACAAAGAACGATAAACAATATTCTAATCAATACCATTGATGTGTTTTGCTCCGTTTTTCCCATTATTATTGGTGGCTTTATGACTTATTATGGCAAGCTGACTCCAGCTAGCTTTGTAGCAATTTATCTTGTCTCTTACAATATCGGCTATCAATTTCAAGAGCTATCTTATTTCATCAATACACAAAAATCCAGTAAGAATCTCTGTGATAAATACCAATTTTTAGCTGAAAGTAAGAACAGTGAGGAAAAAGTACTTATCAAGAATTGTTTTCCAATCCAATTTGAACGGGTTTCTTTCAGTCATCAAGGGAAAGTCATCCTCTCTGATTTTTCTTTCACCATTCATTCTGGAGAAAAAATTGCTATTATCGGTGAAAGCGGCAGTGGAAAAACGACTTTATTAAATTTACTATTTGGCTTTTTAAAACCCGATTCTGGACAAATTACCTTTAATGGAAAAGATTTGAACCCTGAAGCAAGACAACAAATCGGGTCTTACATTTTACAAGAAAGTCATTATTTTGATAACCTTTCTTTTTATGACAATATCAGTTTAGGTGAGCCCCTTCATTCTGAAAAGGTGAAAGAGATTTTAATCAAGGTACATCTTCTCTATCTAAAAGATAAAAAACAAATCAGCAATCAAACCTTATCCGGCGGCGAAAAACAACGATTAGAAATCGCTAGAAGTCTTTATCATGAGAAAGACTTTATTTTAGCAGATGAAGTAAAATCAAATCTAGATAGTCGAACAGCAAAGGAAATAGAAGATGTCTTATTTTCACTTCCACAAACGGTTATCGAAGTCATTCATCATTACTCAGATAAAACTCTAAAGCGCTATGATAAAGTGATTGAATTATAAATTTAAAAATAGTAAAAAATCGCAAGGATTTATCCCTGCGATCTTTTGCTATTGCTTTTTCATTACAATTTTTCTGGCACGGCTTTTAGTAACTCTTGAATAGCTGCTTGGTTGCTTCCGCCAGCCATAGCCATATCTGGTTTACCGCCACCACGACCATCTACAATTGGTGCTAATTCT is a window from the Streptococcus anginosus subsp. whileyi MAS624 genome containing:
- a CDS encoding ATP-binding cassette domain-containing protein; translated protein: MLKHFISKKLLVIYFLFIVLTWVESVLNPTLVRMIIDSFQAKNLMILWQTLLLGILGNILILLGLAGKRYYYAKVIADFNKKLKGKMFAAFLYDNQLSDKDILSDLENDVKQIEENYVESTLIIIGSLGFTCVSIVYALLTNFWLGAIFIIFYAIPALCSGIGSKKLDRLSEKKSTVNQDYISLLSSFIAGSRVIKNYHSQTFFYTIFQKKLFKNMEQNVQFEKQRTINNILINTIDVFCSVFPIIIGGFMTYYGKLTPASFVAIYLVSYNIGYQFQELSYFINTQKSSKNLCDKYQFLAESKNSEEKVLIKNCFPIQFERVSFSHQGKVILSDFSFTIHSGEKIAIIGESGSGKTTLLNLLFGFLKPDSGQITFNGKDLNPEARQQIGSYILQESHYFDNLSFYDNISLGEPLHSEKVKEILIKVHLLYLKDKKQISNQTLSGGEKQRLEIARSLYHEKDFILADEVKSNLDSRTAKEIEDVLFSLPQTVIEVIHHYSDKTLKRYDKVIEL